In Bacillus sp. Cs-700, one genomic interval encodes:
- a CDS encoding class I SAM-dependent methyltransferase has product MTLQRILPFTRTLLNSVLAEGGIAIDGTCGNGHDTLFLAESVGKSGKVYGFDIQSEAIESTEKRLQEADQYTQVALFKETHASINNKIEKEHIGKVSAAIFNLGYLPGGDKSIVTNAEETIQSVTDILRLLHSGGLLILVVYPGHPEGKIESEKVTNFVTDLNQSHYQVLKYQFINQINDPPYILAISKK; this is encoded by the coding sequence ATGACCCTTCAACGTATCTTACCTTTTACAAGAACGCTACTGAACTCAGTCTTAGCAGAAGGTGGCATTGCTATTGACGGTACTTGTGGAAATGGACACGACACTCTCTTTCTAGCCGAATCGGTTGGTAAGTCAGGCAAAGTATATGGATTCGATATCCAATCTGAAGCAATAGAATCGACCGAAAAAAGACTGCAAGAAGCTGATCAATATACCCAGGTCGCTCTATTCAAGGAGACTCACGCTTCCATTAATAACAAAATTGAGAAGGAACATATAGGGAAAGTTTCTGCCGCAATCTTTAATCTTGGTTACCTGCCAGGAGGAGATAAATCCATTGTCACTAATGCTGAAGAAACGATTCAATCTGTAACAGATATCTTACGTTTGCTTCATTCAGGAGGACTTCTCATTCTAGTTGTCTATCCTGGGCACCCAGAAGGAAAAATCGAAAGTGAAAAGGTGACAAATTTCGTAACTGATCTTAATCAGTCACATTATCAGGTTCTAAAATATCAGTTTATTAACCAAATCAATGATCCCCCCTATATTCTTGCGATCAGCAAAAAATAA
- a CDS encoding glycosyltransferase family 1 protein, with translation MKLALFTDTYYPQVNGVSRTLGKLTTYMDRQHVDYMLFAPDCQADEDLFTSNVHRFTSMKFFLYPECRIALPKLSLIRNQLQGFNPDLLHVATPFNIGMCGLHYGKKNNVPMVASYHTNFDDYLQHYYLEWFSPVMWKYLTWFHQQFSSTFVPSNETRHRLNEKGFENLKLWRRGVNCEHFSPLKKNQSLRERYNFQEKYILLFVSRLAPEKNLETLQKIMWKLPDELKRQTRWLVVGEGPAMPHFKENAPRNVTFTGYKEGEELAELYATSDLFIFPSATETFGNVALESLASGTPVVAANAGGLTDVVSEERNGLFCSPNKEEEYISAIKRLLSDHTERRMMGYEGRRYALSQSWDAIFGRLLEDYEKTIGVKKIAQYA, from the coding sequence ATGAAACTTGCACTCTTTACTGACACGTATTATCCACAGGTCAATGGGGTTTCTCGCACACTCGGTAAGTTAACCACATATATGGATCGTCAGCATGTCGATTATATGCTTTTCGCACCCGACTGTCAGGCTGATGAAGACCTGTTCACAAGTAATGTTCATCGGTTTACAAGTATGAAGTTTTTCCTATATCCCGAATGCCGCATTGCCCTTCCTAAATTAAGTCTTATCCGCAATCAGCTCCAGGGGTTCAACCCGGACCTCCTTCATGTAGCAACACCGTTTAATATCGGAATGTGCGGGTTGCACTATGGAAAAAAGAACAATGTGCCCATGGTTGCTTCCTATCATACGAATTTTGACGACTATCTACAACATTATTACCTTGAATGGTTTTCCCCTGTCATGTGGAAATATTTAACGTGGTTTCATCAGCAATTCTCTAGCACCTTTGTTCCGTCTAACGAAACACGGCACCGGCTAAATGAAAAAGGTTTTGAGAACCTGAAACTTTGGAGAAGAGGCGTTAACTGTGAACACTTTTCTCCGCTTAAAAAAAATCAGTCACTACGAGAACGATACAATTTTCAGGAAAAGTATATTCTATTATTTGTTAGTCGACTAGCTCCAGAAAAAAATCTTGAAACGTTACAAAAAATCATGTGGAAACTACCTGATGAATTAAAACGACAAACACGATGGTTGGTAGTAGGAGAAGGACCAGCCATGCCTCATTTCAAAGAAAATGCACCTAGAAATGTAACATTCACTGGATACAAAGAAGGAGAAGAATTAGCTGAGCTATACGCAACTTCAGATCTTTTCATATTCCCATCTGCTACTGAAACATTTGGAAATGTCGCATTGGAGTCTCTCGCCTCAGGAACCCCTGTTGTAGCTGCAAATGCTGGAGGCTTAACTGACGTTGTGTCAGAAGAACGAAATGGACTTTTCTGCTCCCCTAATAAGGAGGAGGAATACATTAGCGCGATTAAACGACTCTTATCAGATCATACTGAACGGAGAATGATGGGGTATGAGGGTCGACGCTACGCACTTTCTCAATCTTGGGATGCCATTTTTGGTCGATTATTAGAGGACTACGAAAAAACAATTGGAGTTAAGAAGATTGCTCAATACGCTTAG
- a CDS encoding tetraprenyl-beta-curcumene synthase family protein: MKVPSQPWTLMYSIYRRVLPRVHHELEYWRRRAEQIPNPELRKQALNSIDSKTFHCEGGGIYGLLAGKQIDRSISFIAAYQTISDYLDNLCDRSTSLDPKDFSALHEAMIEALSPEIEASNHYYRYREEKDDGGYLVELVQTCQKVIRELPNQSEVQPALLELCHYYCDLQVHKHVKEEERVPRLKSWFDQHKKQMPEMTWNEFSACAGSTLGIFCLVSYSLGEEIPQGGTAMIKDGYFPWVQGLHIMLDYFIDQEEDRAGGDLNFCFYYKDNDELAKRVAHFIKEADKSVEGLPHSSFHRLINRGLLGIYLADRKVMEQKDVRSLARKIIRIGGRSSIFFYFNGWFYRRLHKASQ, from the coding sequence TTGAAAGTACCGAGTCAACCCTGGACGCTGATGTATAGTATCTATCGACGCGTCTTACCGAGGGTTCATCATGAATTAGAATATTGGAGGAGACGGGCTGAACAAATCCCAAATCCTGAACTTAGAAAACAGGCGCTAAACAGCATTGATTCAAAAACGTTTCACTGTGAAGGTGGAGGGATCTATGGGTTACTTGCTGGAAAGCAGATTGATCGTTCGATTTCATTTATCGCTGCTTATCAGACAATTAGCGACTACCTGGATAACTTATGTGACCGAAGTACTTCACTTGATCCAAAAGACTTCAGTGCTCTACATGAGGCAATGATTGAGGCTCTTTCGCCTGAGATTGAAGCATCTAATCATTATTATCGGTATCGGGAAGAAAAAGATGATGGTGGTTATTTAGTTGAACTTGTTCAGACGTGTCAGAAGGTAATTCGTGAGTTGCCAAATCAATCAGAAGTGCAGCCGGCCTTACTAGAACTCTGTCATTACTACTGCGATCTTCAGGTACATAAACATGTGAAAGAGGAAGAACGCGTGCCAAGATTGAAGAGCTGGTTTGACCAGCATAAGAAGCAAATGCCAGAAATGACTTGGAACGAATTTTCTGCTTGTGCAGGATCCACGTTGGGTATATTTTGTCTTGTCTCGTACTCACTAGGTGAAGAAATCCCACAAGGTGGAACAGCGATGATTAAAGATGGGTACTTTCCGTGGGTACAGGGGCTTCATATTATGCTGGATTACTTTATTGATCAGGAAGAGGATCGAGCTGGTGGAGATTTGAATTTTTGTTTTTATTATAAAGACAATGATGAGCTCGCCAAGCGTGTTGCGCACTTTATTAAGGAAGCAGATAAAAGCGTAGAGGGACTTCCCCATTCTTCTTTCCACCGTTTAATTAATAGGGGATTACTTGGAATATACCTTGCCGATCGCAAAGTAATGGAACAGAAAGATGTTCGTTCGTTAGCTCGTAAAATCATTCGTATTGGTGGACGATCGAGCATTTTCTTTTACTTTAATGGATGGTTTTATAGAAGACTTCACAAAGCTTCTCAGTAA
- a CDS encoding rhodanese-like domain-containing protein: MSNEIKTVTPEEVEKLINDGKNVSLIDVREDEEVEEGMIPEAKHIRLGTLPERLDEINKEEEHIMICRSGRRSERACEYMQEAGYEVRNMVGGMMKWEGKLK, from the coding sequence ATGAGTAATGAAATTAAGACAGTAACACCTGAAGAGGTTGAAAAGCTAATCAATGATGGAAAGAACGTTTCGTTAATTGATGTACGTGAGGACGAGGAAGTAGAGGAAGGTATGATCCCTGAAGCGAAGCACATTCGTCTTGGTACTCTTCCGGAACGACTTGATGAAATAAACAAAGAAGAAGAGCATATTATGATTTGTCGCTCTGGACGTCGTAGTGAGCGTGCTTGCGAGTACATGCAAGAAGCTGGTTATGAAGTAAGAAATATGGTTGGCGGTATGATGAAATGGGAGGGTAAACTGAAATAA
- a CDS encoding MSMEG_1061 family FMN-dependent PPOX-type flavoprotein, translating into MKRIFGEEITTLQELEEMAGNPSQLAAHKVISFLDEHCREFIRFTPFITIATHSSTGSDVSPRGDKPGFIQALDDYHLLIPERPGNKRMDSMRNIVENPMVGLLFMIPGRDETLRINGLATIVKDKSLLARCEYKGKTPLFGIGVEIKECFIHCGKALKRSHLWEPERWPNIEGLAPATRMLSDHTKIGEENVAESLRDSYTNRLY; encoded by the coding sequence ATGAAGAGAATTTTTGGTGAAGAAATTACAACGCTGCAAGAACTTGAAGAGATGGCTGGGAATCCGAGTCAGCTTGCTGCACATAAGGTTATTTCTTTTCTTGATGAACATTGTAGAGAGTTTATTCGCTTTACACCTTTTATCACGATAGCAACCCATTCAAGTACGGGTAGTGATGTTTCTCCAAGAGGAGATAAGCCAGGCTTTATTCAAGCGTTAGATGACTATCATCTATTAATACCAGAAAGACCAGGAAACAAACGAATGGACTCGATGAGGAACATAGTAGAAAACCCAATGGTTGGTTTGCTTTTCATGATTCCAGGACGAGATGAAACGTTGCGCATTAATGGGCTTGCGACGATTGTGAAAGATAAAAGCCTCCTTGCACGATGTGAGTACAAGGGGAAAACGCCATTGTTTGGAATTGGCGTTGAAATAAAAGAATGTTTCATTCACTGTGGAAAAGCACTAAAACGATCCCATCTCTGGGAACCGGAGCGTTGGCCAAACATAGAAGGGCTCGCACCGGCTACTAGAATGCTTTCAGATCATACGAAGATCGGTGAAGAAAACGTTGCGGAATCGTTAAGGGACAGTTATACAAACCGTCTTTACTGA
- a CDS encoding phosphatase PAP2 family protein, with translation MVGWLYERECTVFRFVNLTCHSRYLTSLFGFVTHAGGARTMVLSTLLLLALLPAPIKIWGLQAAFALAASHLPVHLIKKYYPRHRPYLAMPETKMLVYPLKDHSFPSGHTTAIFSVLTPFVFHLPSLALPLIALGSLVALSRIYLGHHYPSDVLVGVLLGGGSGIVSTLILG, from the coding sequence ATGGTTGGATGGCTTTATGAGCGGGAGTGTACCGTATTTCGATTTGTGAATTTAACATGTCATTCAAGATATCTCACATCACTTTTTGGCTTTGTTACTCATGCAGGTGGTGCGAGAACAATGGTTTTAAGCACACTTTTGTTACTGGCTTTGTTACCTGCTCCTATAAAAATATGGGGGTTACAAGCCGCCTTTGCTCTTGCTGCAAGTCATCTACCTGTTCATTTAATTAAAAAGTATTATCCAAGGCACCGGCCATACCTGGCAATGCCAGAAACTAAAATGCTCGTCTACCCTCTTAAAGACCATTCTTTTCCTTCTGGACATACGACAGCTATATTTTCTGTTCTTACACCGTTTGTCTTTCATCTTCCTTCACTAGCTCTTCCCCTTATTGCTCTTGGGAGTCTAGTTGCCTTATCGCGGATCTACTTAGGTCATCATTATCCTTCTGATGTTCTCGTTGGTGTCTTACTTGGTGGTGGATCAGGCATTGTTTCAACACTCATATTAGGCTAG
- a CDS encoding nucleotide sugar dehydrogenase: MKLAVFGTNEIGLTASAIFASHGHHVVCTDEDRRQIVALNSGEVIVDEEGLTEMLTEAKKAGQLSFSVNRLTAASEADILLFTEPIPVDENKHPDLTCFFRFIRKIALTIKQHKTFIIKSNVPPGTASKVEDILIEQGVSDRSFDVVSNPDFIRKGSAVKDFTYPSQIIIGTSSLRACRAMETFYEPITSSLQYMDHTSAELMRYAYHTYQSLQVSCLTMIAGVAEKYGGDVELIQGALPKTPKFSEHSLHPGSSFLGTDTLDELASFRSMIKASSSANQMFKALDEIDQYQPELLIQKLKDFLGTLQGAKIAIFTSSTVKPIPALPPYELVIKKLKEEGAIVQQFDTEKTKGKKENEMNTIYESVQDCDALLLMSELVSIKQLNWGKIIKGLNLPLVVDGHNLFPLDEMRIIANTYDLIYCSIGRPNIYKGLGSISVQSIQ; encoded by the coding sequence ATGAAGCTTGCTGTATTTGGCACCAATGAAATTGGTTTAACCGCATCCGCTATCTTCGCTTCACATGGTCATCATGTCGTTTGTACCGATGAGGATCGAAGGCAAATTGTTGCACTCAATTCAGGCGAAGTTATTGTGGATGAAGAAGGATTAACAGAAATGCTGACAGAAGCGAAAAAGGCTGGTCAATTAAGCTTCTCTGTTAATCGATTAACAGCCGCTTCTGAAGCAGACATTCTTTTATTCACTGAACCGATTCCAGTTGACGAGAATAAACATCCTGATCTTACTTGTTTCTTTCGTTTCATAAGAAAAATTGCTCTTACAATTAAACAACATAAAACCTTCATTATTAAAAGTAATGTTCCCCCAGGAACAGCATCAAAAGTAGAAGACATTCTCATAGAACAGGGTGTGTCTGATCGCTCCTTCGATGTTGTGAGTAATCCAGATTTTATTCGAAAAGGCTCAGCAGTAAAAGATTTTACGTATCCTTCTCAAATCATTATCGGCACTTCTTCGCTTCGAGCTTGCCGTGCGATGGAAACGTTCTATGAGCCTATTACGTCGTCTCTTCAATATATGGACCATACTAGTGCAGAATTAATGAGATACGCTTATCATACGTATCAATCATTACAAGTCTCGTGTCTAACGATGATCGCTGGGGTTGCAGAAAAATACGGGGGTGACGTTGAATTAATTCAAGGCGCATTACCGAAGACACCCAAATTTAGTGAGCACTCTCTTCACCCCGGTTCTTCTTTTCTAGGTACTGACACGTTAGACGAACTTGCTTCATTTCGTTCAATGATCAAAGCATCTTCTTCTGCAAATCAAATGTTTAAGGCACTAGATGAAATTGATCAATATCAGCCTGAATTATTGATTCAGAAACTGAAAGATTTCCTCGGAACTCTCCAAGGAGCCAAAATTGCTATTTTCACTTCATCTACAGTAAAACCGATCCCAGCACTTCCACCTTATGAGTTAGTCATTAAAAAATTGAAAGAGGAAGGTGCTATTGTTCAACAGTTTGATACTGAAAAAACGAAAGGCAAAAAAGAAAACGAGATGAACACGATTTACGAATCAGTGCAAGATTGCGATGCTCTTTTATTGATGAGTGAACTAGTGTCCATTAAACAACTAAACTGGGGTAAAATCATTAAAGGACTCAATCTTCCATTAGTCGTAGACGGTCACAACTTATTCCCCCTGGATGAAATGCGAATCATTGCTAACACCTATGATTTAATTTACTGTTCAATCGGTCGACCAAACATCTATAAAGGATTAGGTTCCATTTCAGTACAATCAATTCAGTAA
- the leuS gene encoding leucine--tRNA ligase: protein MAFDHKSIEKKWQHFWETNKTFKTENDAQGEKVYILDMFPYPSGAGLHVGHPEGYTATDILSRMKRMQGYNVLHPIGWDAFGLPAEQYALDTGNNPRDFTQKNIDTFRRQIKELGFSYDWDREINTTDPHYYKWTQWIFTKLYEKGLAYVDEVAVNWCEALGTVLANEEVIDGKSERGGHPVVRKPMKQWVLKITEYADRLLEDLEDLDWSDSIKEMQRNWIGKSEGAEVTFTIDGYDESIDVFTTRPDTLFGATYMVLAPEHPLVDKISTSEQRSKVESYRSKVQTKSDLERTELSKEKTGEFTGAYAVNPINNEELPIWVADYVLMSYGTGAIMAVPAHDERDYEFATAFNLPIQEVVAGGDVSKEAYTEDGKHVNSDFLNDLEKEEAITKSIEWLEENGKGTKKTTYRLRDWLFSRQRYWGEPIPIIHWEDGSMSAVPKEELPVVLPETTEIKPSGTGESPLANIEDWLNVVDPKTGMKGRRETNTMPQWAGSCWYYLRYIDPDNDEMLADPKKLDEWLPVDMYIGGAEHAVLHLLYARFWHKVLYDIGVVPTKEPFQRLRNQGMILGENNEKMSKSKGNVVNPDEIVESHGADTLRLYEMFMGPFEGSIAWSHNGLDGARRFLDRVWRLFGEGDLTKSSISEENSGEKMERVYHETVKKVTEDMEGLRFNTAVSQMMVFVNEAYKQETVSVTLMEGFVKLLSPIAPHLAEELWSALGHGESLAYANWPMFDESKLTVDEVEIVVQINGKLRAKISIPTEASRDEMQEIALEHEKIKGQLDGKTLRKVIAVPGKLVNIVAN, encoded by the coding sequence ATGGCATTTGATCACAAATCAATTGAAAAGAAGTGGCAGCACTTCTGGGAAACAAACAAAACATTTAAAACAGAGAATGACGCGCAAGGTGAGAAAGTTTATATACTCGATATGTTCCCTTATCCATCTGGAGCGGGTCTGCACGTTGGACACCCTGAAGGCTATACGGCAACAGATATTTTATCTCGTATGAAAAGAATGCAAGGATACAATGTCCTTCATCCAATTGGATGGGATGCATTTGGGCTACCAGCAGAACAATATGCACTTGATACAGGTAACAACCCACGGGACTTCACACAAAAGAACATCGATACATTCCGTCGACAAATTAAAGAGCTTGGTTTTTCATACGATTGGGATCGAGAAATTAATACAACTGATCCGCATTATTACAAATGGACACAGTGGATTTTCACGAAATTATATGAAAAAGGTCTTGCATACGTAGACGAAGTAGCTGTGAACTGGTGTGAAGCGCTAGGAACTGTTCTTGCGAATGAGGAAGTTATTGACGGTAAGAGTGAGCGCGGCGGTCATCCTGTTGTTCGTAAACCAATGAAGCAATGGGTCTTAAAAATTACGGAATATGCGGATCGCTTGCTTGAAGATCTAGAGGACCTTGACTGGTCTGACAGCATTAAAGAAATGCAGAGAAACTGGATTGGGAAGTCCGAAGGCGCTGAAGTGACGTTTACAATTGATGGTTATGATGAGTCAATTGATGTCTTTACGACGCGTCCAGATACACTGTTTGGCGCAACGTATATGGTGCTAGCACCCGAGCATCCTCTAGTTGATAAAATTTCGACGAGTGAACAAAGATCCAAAGTTGAGAGCTATCGTTCAAAAGTTCAAACAAAGAGTGATCTTGAGCGAACAGAGCTATCAAAAGAGAAGACTGGTGAATTTACTGGCGCCTATGCAGTTAACCCAATAAACAATGAAGAGCTTCCGATTTGGGTAGCGGATTACGTGCTAATGAGTTATGGAACTGGTGCGATCATGGCTGTTCCTGCTCATGACGAGCGTGATTATGAGTTTGCGACTGCCTTTAACCTTCCAATCCAAGAAGTTGTGGCTGGTGGAGATGTCTCGAAAGAAGCCTATACAGAAGATGGGAAGCATGTAAACTCTGATTTCTTAAACGACCTTGAGAAAGAAGAAGCCATAACGAAAAGCATTGAATGGTTAGAGGAAAATGGTAAAGGAACGAAAAAAACAACGTATCGTCTTCGCGATTGGTTATTTAGCCGTCAGCGTTACTGGGGTGAACCAATTCCGATTATTCATTGGGAAGATGGTTCGATGAGCGCAGTACCGAAGGAAGAGTTACCGGTCGTTCTACCAGAGACAACGGAAATTAAGCCGTCTGGAACTGGCGAATCTCCTCTTGCGAATATCGAGGATTGGTTGAACGTCGTCGATCCTAAAACTGGTATGAAAGGCCGTCGTGAAACAAATACGATGCCACAATGGGCTGGAAGCTGCTGGTACTATCTGCGTTATATCGATCCTGATAACGATGAGATGCTAGCGGATCCTAAGAAGCTTGATGAATGGCTACCTGTGGATATGTATATCGGTGGTGCAGAGCATGCCGTTCTTCACTTGCTTTATGCTCGTTTCTGGCATAAAGTTCTGTATGATATCGGTGTAGTACCAACGAAAGAACCATTCCAACGCCTTCGCAACCAGGGAATGATTCTTGGTGAAAACAACGAAAAAATGAGTAAGTCAAAAGGAAACGTAGTAAATCCAGATGAAATAGTTGAAAGCCACGGTGCAGACACACTTCGTCTATATGAAATGTTTATGGGGCCGTTTGAAGGGTCGATTGCATGGTCACACAATGGTCTTGATGGAGCTCGTCGTTTCCTTGATCGTGTATGGCGCTTGTTTGGCGAAGGTGACCTAACAAAGTCTTCGATTTCTGAAGAAAATTCAGGAGAAAAGATGGAGCGCGTTTATCATGAAACAGTTAAGAAAGTAACTGAAGATATGGAAGGACTGCGCTTTAACACCGCTGTGTCTCAAATGATGGTATTTGTAAATGAAGCGTATAAGCAGGAAACGGTTTCGGTTACTTTAATGGAAGGGTTTGTGAAGTTACTTTCACCTATCGCGCCTCACCTTGCGGAAGAACTATGGAGTGCGCTTGGACATGGCGAATCACTTGCGTATGCGAACTGGCCAATGTTTGATGAAAGCAAACTTACAGTAGACGAAGTTGAGATTGTTGTTCAAATTAACGGCAAACTTCGTGCTAAAATATCCATTCCTACAGAAGCATCTCGTGATGAGATGCAGGAAATTGCGTTAGAGCATGAGAAAATAAAAGGTCAACTTGATGGCAAAACACTTCGCAAAGTTATTGCTGTTCCAGGTAAGTTAGTGAATATCGTAGCTAATTAA
- a CDS encoding gamma carbonic anhydrase family protein, producing the protein MLYAYHDKKPQIHETVYIADYTTITGDVTIEEHSSVWFNTTIRGDVAPTEIGKKVNIQDNCVLHQSPNKKLILEDGVTIGHQVILHSSIIRKDALVGMGSIILDGAEVGEGSFIGAGSLVPPGKKIPPHSLAFGRPAKVVRTLTDHDLQDMNRIRREYVEKAAYYKAQKPL; encoded by the coding sequence ATGCTGTATGCGTATCATGACAAAAAACCTCAGATTCATGAAACAGTCTATATTGCGGATTATACTACCATTACAGGGGATGTGACAATTGAAGAACATAGTAGCGTCTGGTTTAACACGACGATTCGCGGAGATGTGGCACCAACAGAAATTGGTAAAAAAGTGAATATACAAGATAATTGTGTTCTCCATCAGAGTCCCAATAAAAAACTTATTCTTGAAGATGGTGTGACGATCGGCCATCAGGTTATCCTCCATAGTAGTATTATTCGTAAGGACGCTCTTGTTGGAATGGGTTCAATCATTCTTGATGGAGCTGAGGTTGGAGAAGGTTCTTTTATAGGTGCCGGAAGCCTTGTCCCACCTGGAAAGAAAATCCCGCCTCATTCTCTAGCATTCGGAAGGCCAGCTAAAGTGGTTAGAACATTAACAGATCATGATCTGCAAGATATGAACCGCATTCGAAGAGAATACGTTGAAAAGGCAGCTTATTACAAAGCGCAAAAACCGCTCTAG
- a CDS encoding rhodanese-like domain-containing protein has protein sequence MAIWGMAGAVMAALTLGLWRVVYPYSYMKPIHLDRFDDDKYCLIDVRDYILSHRTPYEKAKNIPLSYLGRQTKENEVCDKEIIVLAEDRKAARLAVKILMKQRKQPIYYMTVS, from the coding sequence ATGGCGATATGGGGAATGGCTGGTGCAGTAATGGCTGCCTTGACTTTAGGATTATGGAGAGTAGTTTATCCTTATTCTTATATGAAGCCGATTCATTTAGATCGGTTTGATGATGATAAATACTGTCTCATTGATGTGAGAGATTATATTCTTTCGCACCGTACGCCTTATGAAAAAGCAAAGAATATTCCGCTTTCTTATTTAGGAAGACAGACGAAAGAAAATGAAGTGTGTGATAAAGAGATTATTGTTCTTGCCGAGGATCGAAAAGCAGCAAGACTCGCTGTTAAGATCCTGATGAAACAGCGTAAGCAACCTATTTATTACATGACCGTTTCGTAA
- a CDS encoding alpha/beta hydrolase: MRIKETEYPKGVIVLVHGANEHHRRYDWLVSKWIEAGYHVVLGDLPGQGESTRRRGHIDSFDQYIETIDKWIKRAHEFQLPVFLLGHSMGGLASIRTIMEKRPSLTGVILSSPCIGLVNPPNKGVDILSKVLNPIVPSLRLNSKLEPNIGTRNPEFHKRDQEDPLMVQKVSVRWYRELLKAMKIANEGARTFHNLPLLVVQGGDDRIVDKQAVISWFNRIPLKEKAYKEWDGFYHEVFNEPDREDVFQTAKSFVELKLELLYRKENKINN, from the coding sequence ATGCGCATAAAAGAAACTGAATATCCAAAAGGAGTTATTGTATTAGTTCATGGAGCGAACGAACATCATCGTAGATATGATTGGCTCGTTTCAAAATGGATTGAAGCAGGTTACCATGTAGTGCTTGGTGATTTACCAGGGCAAGGAGAGAGTACGAGAAGACGAGGGCATATTGATTCGTTTGACCAATATATCGAAACGATCGACAAATGGATCAAAAGAGCTCACGAATTTCAGCTACCAGTGTTTTTATTAGGACATAGTATGGGAGGTCTTGCTTCGATTCGAACGATTATGGAAAAGCGACCGTCTCTGACGGGAGTGATTTTATCGTCTCCTTGTATTGGTCTAGTGAATCCTCCTAATAAAGGCGTTGATATTCTCTCTAAAGTATTAAATCCAATCGTTCCTTCGTTAAGGTTAAATTCCAAGCTTGAGCCGAATATCGGGACAAGGAATCCGGAGTTTCACAAACGCGATCAAGAAGATCCGCTTATGGTTCAAAAAGTATCGGTAAGATGGTATCGTGAACTTCTCAAGGCAATGAAAATCGCAAACGAAGGTGCAAGAACATTTCACAATTTACCATTGCTTGTTGTACAGGGTGGCGATGATCGTATTGTGGATAAACAAGCCGTTATTTCATGGTTTAACCGTATTCCCTTGAAAGAGAAGGCCTATAAAGAATGGGATGGATTTTATCATGAGGTGTTCAACGAACCAGATCGTGAAGATGTATTTCAAACAGCCAAATCGTTTGTTGAATTAAAACTTGAATTACTATACCGCAAAGAAAATAAGATAAATAATTAA